In Penicillium oxalicum strain HP7-1 chromosome I, whole genome shotgun sequence, a single window of DNA contains:
- a CDS encoding putative Xaa-Pro aminopeptidase P produces MGTVNTTERLTQLRQLMKEHQVDLYIVPSEDSHQSEYIAPCDGRREFISGFSGSAGTAIISLTKAALSTDGRYFNQAAKQLDSNWHLLKQGTEGVPTWQEWTTEEAQGGKAVGVDPSLITASGARKLAETLEKNGSSLVGIQSNLVDLVWGKDRPSRPQEKVRVHPVEYAGKPFQEKIAELRKELETKKKAGFVVSMLDEIAWLFNLRGSDIPYNPVFFSYAIITPTTAELYVEADKLTPEVTAHLGQDVIVKPYETIFADAKALSTARSQSAEKAPNKFLLSNKASWALSLNLGGEGQVEEARSPIADAKAVKNKAELEGMRACHIRDGAALTEYFAWLENELVNKKTVLDEVDGADKLEQIRTKHDRFAGLSFDTISSTGPNGAVIHYKPEKGSCSIIDPAAIYLCDSGCQYLDGTTDTTRTFHFGQPTEFEKKAFTLVLKGMIGIDTAVFPKGTSGFAIDVLARQYLWKEGLDYLHGTGHGVGSFLNVHEGPMGIGTRVQYTEVPIAVGHVLSNEPGYYEDGKFGIRIENIIMAREAKTNHKFGDKQWLGFEHVTMTPIGRNLMEPSLLSDDEIKWLNDYHAEVWEKTNHFFKDDELTLKWLQRETQPISK; encoded by the exons ATGGGGACCGTGAACACAACCGAGCGCTTGACGCAGCTGCGTCAGCTGATGAAGGAGCATCAAGTGGACCTCTACA TCGTTCCATCCGAGGACAGCCACCAGTCGGAATATATTGCGCCGTGCGATGGCCGCCGAG AATTCATCTCGGGCTTTTCCGGCTCGGCCGGTACTGCCATCATCTCCCTGACCAAGGCTGCCCTTTCTACCGACGGTCGTTATTTCAATCAAGCCGCCAAACAACTGGACAGCAATTGGCATCTCTTGAAGCAGGGCACAGAAGGTGTGCCTACCTGGCAAGAATG GACGACGGAAGAGGCGCAAGGTGGTAAAGCTGTCGGTGTGGATCCTTCCTTGATCACTGCCT CCGGTGCACGCAAGCTTGCGGAAACACTCGAGAAGAACGGCTCATCGTTGGTGGGAATCCAATCAAACCTGGTTGACTTGGTATGGGGAAAGGACCGTCCTTCGCGCCCCCAAGAAAAGGTTCGCGTACACCCCGTTGAATACGCCGGAAAGCCGTTCCaggagaagattgccgaGCTCCGCAAGGAAttggagacgaagaagaaggctggtTTTGTTGTCT CCATGCTGGATGAAATTGCCTGGCTGTTCAACTTGAGAGGAAGCGA CATTCCCTACAACCCCGTCTTCTTTTCCTACGCGATCATCACGCCCACGACAGCCGAGCTGTACGTCGAAGCCGATAAGCTCACCCCCGAGGTGACCGCCCATTTGGGCCAGGATGTCATTGTCAAACCTTACGAGACTATCTTTGCCGATGCCAAGGCTCTCAGTACAGCCCGCAGCCAGTCCGCTGAAAAGGCACCCAACAAGTTCCTGCTTTCCAATAAAGCTTCCTGGGCTCTGAGCCTGAACCTCGGTGGGGAGGGTCAAGTGGAGGAGGCTCGCAGCCCGATCGCCGACGCCAAGGCAGTCAAGAACAAGGCAGAGTTGGAAGGAATGCGCGCGTGTCACATCCGTGATGGTGCAGCGCTGACCGAGTACTTCGCGTGGCTGGAGAATGAGCTGGTCAACAAAAAGACCGTCCTGGATGAAGTCGACGGCGCAGACAAGCTTGAACAGATTCGCACCAAGCACGACCGCTTTGCCGGTCTGTCCTTTGACACAATCTCTTCGACCGGGCCCAACGGTGCGGTGATTCACTACAAGCCGGAGAAGGGCAGCTGCTCGATCATCGACCCTGCTGCGATCTACCTCTGCGACTCCGGCTGTCAGTATCTGGATGGAACCACCGACACTACCCGCACGTTCCACTTTGGGCAGCCGACTGAGTTCGAGAAGAAAGCGTTCACTCTGGTCTTGAAGGGTATGATCGGGATCGACACTGCCGTCTTCCCCAAGGGGACCAGCGGCTTTGCTATTGACGTGCTCGCCCGTCAGTATCTTTGGAAGGAGGGCTTGGATTACCTCCATGGCACTGGGCACGGAGTTGGATCTTTCTTG AATGTCCATGAAGGACCCATGGGAATCGGTACCCGTGTTCAATACACCGAAGTCCCCATCGCGGTGGGACATGTGCTATCCAATG AACCCGGCTACTACGAAGATGGCAAGTTTGGTATTCGCATCGAGA ATATTATTATGGCCCGCGAAGCCAAGACCAACCACAAATTTGGCGACAAGCAATGGTTGGGCTTTGAGCATGTCACAATGACTCCGATCGGTCGCAATCTGATGGAGCCCTCTCTCCTGAGTGACGATGAAATCAAGTGGTTGAATGACTACCACGCGGAGGTCTGGGAGAAGACCAACCACTTCTTCAAGGACGACGAGTTGACTCTGAAGTGGCTTCAGCGCGAGACTCAGCCTATCTCTAAATAG
- a CDS encoding putative bHLH domain-containing protein has product MPAAFQDSFFEAMSDPTMNSPDGAGGKRKREGSEDLGHDAQRLNRSSHGSNGSMPDNQHAFSHSMGYDHGLGNAGSELNIDQQILQHVGPQNGLSDDNALTANAKAALAAHAPQHKYPPPPDAAAFDANNLTQGLNFGDDMGQGPMPGPHNHNSTAAAVYAAREAQSMNQKPTVGSPEWHQIRKNNHKEVERRRREAINEGINQIARLVPNCDKNKGAILQRAIEYICQLQEDKKNMDERFEQHSLTANHAINEISASNQKLKQELSRRNAIAAKWLQRCRDAGLEFDDYEEAKELETLDGLE; this is encoded by the exons ATGCCTGCTGCTTTTCAGGACTCTTTTTTTGAGGCAATGTCTGACCCTACCATGAACAGCCCAGACGGCGCGGGCGGCAAACGCAAGCGTGAGGGCTCTGAGGACTTGGGCCACGACGCGCAGCGTCTGAATCGATCGTCCCACGGAAGCAACGGCAGCATGCCGGATAATCAGCATGCCTTCAGCCACTCAATGGGCTATGACCACGGTCTGGGTAACGCAGGATCTGAACTCAACATCGACCAGCAGATTCTCCAGCACGTCGGTCCCCAGAATGGATTGTCGGATGATAATGCTCTTACGGCCAACGCCAAGGCCGCGCTGGCCGCGCATGCTCCCCAACACAAATACCCTCCGCCCCCAGATGCCGCCGCATTCGACGCGAATAACCTCACTCAAGGTTTGAATTTCGGGGATGACATGGGCCAAGGGCCCATGCCGGGCCCGCACAACCACAATTCCACTGCTGCCGCCGTTTACGCTGCCCGGGAGGCTCAAAGCATGAACCAGAAGCCCACTGTTGGGTCCCCTGAGTGGCACCAGATTCGCAAGAACAATCACAAAGAAG TTGAGCGGCGACGACGTGAAGCCATCAACGAGGGCATCAATCAGATTGCTCGGCTTGTTCCAAATTGCGACAAGAACAAGGGAGCGATCCTACAACGCGCAATTGAATACATCTGCCAGCTGCAGGAGGATAAGAAGAACATGGATGAGCGTTTTGAACAACACAGTCTGACAGCGAATCACGCCATCAATGAGATCAGCGCTTCCAACCAGAAATTGAAGCAGGAGCTCAGCCGCCGCAACGCGATCGCTGCCAAGTGGCTTCAACGCTGCCGGGACGCTGGCCTGGAATTCGACGACTATGAGGAAGCCAAGGAGCTTGAGACTCTCGATGGCTTGGAGTAA